The proteins below are encoded in one region of Rana temporaria chromosome 2, aRanTem1.1, whole genome shotgun sequence:
- the LOC120928159 gene encoding olfactory receptor 51E1-like, with the protein MESFRFLYAILAFSVYSTSLFVSLMIVYVTWTEESLHEPMYIFICGLAFNVMFGSSAYLPKLLIDLFSKNSTISLSGCLLQAYLIQSHAAAETFTFAAIVYDRYLAVAHPLRYPTLMTNLTSQKLLLAIWVVVLTGVCGVVLLTARLTFCGVDINNVYCETMSLLQLSCGDISGNNIYGLMWTAFILSTSMLVIIYCYIRTIAVCLKLPGEASQKAAQTLVTHVIAFSIFMVGTLFITFRYRLSRISLSTVAHVVISMSGMSTSIAVNPLIYGIRTTALRIRIARNLQNVFSNSK; encoded by the coding sequence ATGGAATCATTTAGATTCTTATACGCTATACTTGCTTTTTCAGTATATTCAACATCATTATTTGTGAGTTTAATGATTGTCTACGTAACCTGGACGGAGGAAAGTTTGCATGAACCGATGTACATCTTTATATGCGGATTGGCCTTCAACGTGATGTTCGGAAGTTCGGCTTACCTCCCCAAGCTACTGATTGACTTATTTTCTAAAAATTCAACTATTTCTCTCTCCGGATGTCTACTGCAGGCCTACCTCATCCAGTCTCACGCAGCTGCTGAAACGTTTACTTTCGCCGCTATAGTGTATGACCGATATTTGGCGGTGGCTCACCCTCTGAGGTACCCCACTCTGATGACAAACTTGACGAGTCAAAAGCTACTACTTGCCATCTGGGTTGTAGTTCTTACGGGAGTATGTGGGGTTGTATTGTTAACGGCAAGGCTGACCTTTTGCGGGGTAGATATCAACAATGTCTACTGTGAGACCATGTCCCTCCTGCAGCTTTCTTGTGGAGATATCTCAGGTAATAATATCTATGGATTGATGTGGACTGCGTTCATTCTGAGTACTTCCATGCTTGTGATCATATATTGTTACATAAGGACGATTGCGGTCTGTCTCAAACTTCCTGGGGAAGCCTCTCAGAAAGCCGCCCAAACGTTGGTGACTCATGTTATTGCCTTTTCCATTTTCATGGTTGGAACTCTGTTTATTACTTTTAGGTACAGGCTAAGCCGCATTTCTCTCTCCACCGTTGCCCATGTTGTCATCTCTATGAGTGGTATGAGTACATCTATTGCTGTCAACCCTCTGATCTACGGCATAAGGACCACGGCTCTCAGAATAAGAATTGCACGCAATTTGCAGAATGTCTTTTCAAATTCAAAATAA